Proteins from a single region of Leptospira brenneri:
- a CDS encoding acyl-CoA carboxylase subunit beta codes for METKQYSLNNPFKETKAPETQAGIYDDALKLGKELIEKPFLGGGEDRIRVQHSKNRMTVWERIKVLTDEEPNITYQNWGPNLDGASIVTGILNIKGRDVAVYGHDFTLRAGSMDATNGSKLARLIQMAGTHGIPLIGMNDSAGAYVPAGVGGLDGYSEAFTALRKISGVVPSVMLMFGFNAGGGAYLPRQGSFMIQCDGTFFGLTGPGVVKSVLGEDISAEDLGGPKVHGQSGVVDLVTGDELGSLRTAIRLLSYLPDNNHSFAPFYPTSDPVDRFIYEEDILFRKTFNSPTGMNTPFDITLYLQQICDHGEFFELQPQRARNIVTAFGRIGGHVVGFLANNSAVSSGQIDIGASRKGTRFVRFCNLYNIPMVFVEDTTGFLPGRDQEHNGIVLEGRKLLDSIIDLRTPRLTLIIRNAFGGAYATFNSYFTGASMVFALPTARIAVMGPAGKEYVYKDEITGVQKEFLANLKKGMSDKEAASIRDAKLFEIGQRYEKELMNPKEALSLGSVSSIILPGYTRNVLSKNLSFLMSKYKPAEMSGPQREFE; via the coding sequence ATGGAAACCAAGCAGTATTCCCTAAACAACCCGTTCAAAGAAACCAAGGCTCCGGAAACTCAAGCCGGAATTTATGATGATGCTCTCAAACTCGGAAAGGAACTCATCGAGAAACCATTCCTAGGAGGCGGAGAAGATCGAATCCGCGTCCAACATTCCAAAAACCGTATGACGGTTTGGGAGAGAATCAAAGTCCTTACTGATGAAGAACCTAATATCACTTACCAAAACTGGGGACCCAATTTAGACGGTGCCTCGATTGTTACTGGAATTTTAAATATCAAAGGTCGCGATGTTGCGGTCTACGGACATGACTTTACCCTTCGTGCTGGTTCCATGGATGCCACAAACGGAAGTAAACTCGCTCGTCTCATCCAGATGGCGGGAACTCATGGAATTCCACTCATCGGTATGAATGACTCTGCGGGTGCTTATGTTCCTGCGGGAGTGGGTGGACTAGACGGATATTCGGAAGCCTTTACCGCACTTCGAAAGATCAGCGGTGTGGTTCCTTCTGTGATGCTCATGTTTGGTTTCAATGCGGGTGGGGGAGCTTACCTTCCGCGCCAAGGATCTTTTATGATCCAGTGTGATGGAACCTTCTTTGGTCTGACAGGACCTGGTGTTGTAAAGTCCGTTCTTGGTGAAGACATCTCTGCAGAGGATTTGGGTGGACCAAAGGTTCACGGACAATCCGGTGTAGTGGATCTTGTCACAGGCGATGAGTTAGGATCACTTCGAACTGCGATTCGTTTATTATCTTACCTTCCAGACAATAACCATAGTTTTGCGCCCTTTTATCCTACCTCAGACCCTGTGGACAGATTTATTTACGAAGAAGATATCCTTTTTAGAAAAACCTTCAATTCCCCAACAGGAATGAACACTCCATTTGATATCACTCTTTATTTACAACAAATCTGTGACCATGGTGAGTTCTTTGAATTACAACCACAAAGAGCAAGAAACATTGTAACTGCTTTTGGTCGTATTGGGGGCCATGTGGTTGGTTTTCTTGCCAATAACTCTGCTGTTTCTTCGGGCCAGATTGATATCGGAGCTTCTCGTAAGGGAACTCGTTTTGTTAGATTCTGTAACCTATACAATATCCCTATGGTTTTTGTGGAAGATACAACAGGATTTTTACCAGGACGTGACCAAGAACATAATGGTATCGTTCTCGAAGGTAGAAAACTTCTCGATTCCATCATTGACCTTAGAACTCCAAGACTCACACTCATCATTCGTAATGCGTTTGGTGGTGCTTATGCAACTTTTAACTCTTATTTTACGGGAGCATCCATGGTGTTTGCACTTCCGACTGCAAGGATTGCGGTAATGGGTCCTGCAGGAAAAGAGTATGTTTACAAAGATGAAATCACAGGAGTCCAAAAAGAATTTTTGGCGAATCTGAAAAAAGGAATGAGTGATAAGGAAGCCGCTTCCATTCGTGATGCCAAACTTTTCGAAATTGGCCAACGTTATGAAAAGGAACTTATGAATCCAAAAGAGGCTCTTTCCCTTGGATCCGTTTCCTCCATCATTTTACCGGGATACACAAGAAATGTATTATCTAAAAACTTGAGTTTCCTTATGTCCAAATACAAACCGGCGGAAATGTCCGGTCCTCAAAGGGAGTTTGAATAA